In the genome of Sulfurimonas autotrophica DSM 16294, the window TCTGTAAAATATACTCTCTTCTTCAAACCCAACTTCCATATTTGAACATGATACAAAAAACATTGATGACAACGACAATAAAAACAACATTACTTTTTTCATAATAGACTACCTTTTTTTTGATAGAACTATTATACATAAAATTATTAATTTCGTTATAATTTTATATGAGATTTCGTAAACTTAAAAAACAGACAAAACAAAGGAAACAACCCAAAATCAGTATTATTTATGCTTCCTATCCTGACAAGATAAAAGCATTAATTACAGATATGTTTATGATATATGCTCCGATACTTTATGTCATAGCATATGTTATTATGGGAGGAAAAGATGCATTTCAATCTTCTCAAATTGCACCGCTTAGCGGTGTACTACTCTACGGACTTATATATGCAATTTTGATATCAAAATTTGGACAGACTCCAGGTAAAAAAGCATATAACATTAAAGTAGTAGACGATAAAAGTTTGAAAAATATCTCTTTTGTAAGGGCATTTGTAAGATTTGTTGCATTTTTATTTTCTGCAACCATTATAATCGGTCTTTTAATTCCTTTTTACAGAAAAGACAAAAAAGCACTTCATGATATTTTATGTCATACAGTAGAGATTAAAGTAAAAGATTAATTTTTATTGATTAAGAGATAGTTTAAAAAGATGATAACAAAGATGAGCAAGCGCTCATCTCTTTAGTGACCTAACAGAAAAAGATTTAGTCTTTTTCTGCATCGCGTTTTAACGCAGAAGCGGTCCAAGCGGAGCAAAGAGATTACTCTCTTTGCGGGACTAACTAGTGTAAGTCTCTCCACACTTCTTTTTTCCAAAGAATCGCAAAGAGAGCGAAGATAAACATATAAATCATTACATTTTTACCAACTGCTTCACGTATATGACGTTTTGAATCACCAACATCTTCTAAATGTTCAATAACTTTATCTGCAGCTTCTGCATTTACACCAACACGCGGCATTGCAGTCCCTTTAAGATAGTTTTGAGGATTTTCAACAAATGTTTTAATATAGTGCTCACCACGTGAACGGATATACATACTTAAATCCGGTGGTAATGTTCCCATATATTTTGCTAAATAATCTTGATAATCTAACACTTTTGTATTAAATGCAAGTTCATCTTGTTTTTTCTTAAATGCAGGTTTTTCACCAATTTGTGTCCATTTATCATAATGAACAGCATGACATCTTCCACATGCAGTTTCAAATGCCATTTTAGGAGTCAGTTCTTCTTGTTTTACAGCGATTGACTGTAAATATGCAACCATATCAGCAACTTCTTGATCTATATCTCCGCCAGCACCATAAAACTGTGGCATTGGGTGCATTTGCCCTTTAGCAGGGTCAAATTTATGCTCAACCATTAAAGCATGTGCAGGGTTTTTAATCAGATTTGCCAAAAATTTTGCATCATATACTGCACCGGCATTACTTAAATCCGGTGGATTTACACCATAAGAAGCTGCAGCAGTCACTACATCCATTGGTGCAGGCATACCTTCAACTTCTATACCATGACAACCGGCACAAGCACCAGCTCCCATTACTAAATCTTTACCACGAGTTGCATCACCTTTTTTAGTCAATGCCGGTAAGTCTTTATATATAAAACCCTCACTCTCAAAATGTTTGTGCATTTGTGAATGAGCAAACGGCTCAACTAAATAATAAGTTACAAGAGTAAAAACAGTTACTACTGCTAATATAAATAATTCTTTCACTTTTTACCCCTTAAACTTTTTTTTCAAATTTTGTGATAAATGGAAGTGCAATCCATAAACCGATAAATGTTAATGCCGCATAAAAACCAATGGCACTAAACAGACCTTCTGGTGGAACTTTACCCATAGCCGTTAATATAATCATATCAATCAACATTGCCCAGAACCAGTACTTAAACAAGCCGCGACGTGATGCAGGAACTGCATTTGGACTTCTGTCTAAAAATGGTAATAAGAAGAAAATAACCTGTGCAAATGCAAATGCTATTAGCCCGACATTCGTTGAAAACGGTCTCAAAATCTCATAAGACCATAAGAAATACCACTCAGGATAAATATGTGTCGGCGTTTTGAGCCCATTTGCAGGGTCAAAGTTGACCGGATCCATCGCGAAATCATAATGATAAAATACCAGATAGAAAAAGAAAATCAAATAAATTGATACAACCATCATATCTTTTGACATAAAGTCATTCACAAATGCAATAACTTTTGAATTTGCTTTATCTCCGGCTTTGTATTTTGCAGCTTCTGCTTCAAAATCAATCTCTTCACCGTCTTGATTGTTAACATGAGGAATTCTAAGCGCACCAAAGTGTAAAACAATAAGTCCAATGATAGCCAAAGGTATAAGCAATACATGTAACATAAAGAAACGATTTAAAAATGCCTGTGCAGGAACATAATCCCCACGAATCCACTCAACTAAACCATCTGCATGCAGTGAACCGCCAGAGAAAAGGTTAGTAATAACCATACCTGCCCAATAAGACATTTGTCCCCATGGAAGCATATAACCGGAGAATGCTTCAGCTGAAAATGCTACAAATAAAAGCATTCCTGAAAGCCAAATCATCTCACGACCCTTTTTATACGAACCATAATAAATACCCGTAAACATATGAATATATATTACCAAGAAAACCACAGATGCCGCTACACCGTGAACATGTCTCCATAACCAGCCATAGCCGACCTCTTGCATAATTGTATAGTTAACACTATCAAATGCCAAATCAACATTTGGTTGATAATACATCAATAAAAATATTCCAGAAACAAGTAAAAAAGCAAAAGTGATAGCTAAGACCATCCCCATTGCCCATAAAAAGTTAATGTTTTTAGGAATCCAATATTCTGTTGCCAAAACACGACGAAGTGTATCAATCGCTAAACGTTGATTTAACCAGTCATGCAGGCTTGTTGCTTTTGTAAAATGTGCCATTTTTTTCCTTTATTAAAGCGTTACGCCAGTTTCTTTCATTTTTTTATACTCTGGACCTTCTTCACCTAAAACCAACTTCATTCCATCAATTTTAAATGGAGGAATATCTAGTCCACGCGGTGGCGGAGCTTTTGTAACTTCACCTGTGTAATCATATGTTCCCCCATGACAAGCACAAAGAAAGCTCTCCTCTTCAGAATTATATCCAGGAATACATCCCAAGTGCGTACAAAGACCAATAGTTACCATAAAATATGCATCACCAACTTTGATGAGCCTTTCTATATCTTTTGGATTTTCTTGTGCTTTTTTAGTCATCTCTTCAGACTGCTTTAAAACAAAGATAGGCTTCCCTCTCCATTTTTCAACCACTAATTCATTCTCTTTATATGCAGACATATCAAGAGTTGTAAATCCAGCTGCTTTTACACTTGGTAAAGGATCCCAAGATCGCTTCATCGCGTATAATGAAGCCACAGCACCTACGCCGGCAACAGCACCGAATGCTTTGCCCATAAAACCTCTACGGCTATTATTTTTCATATTTTTCTCTCTTCATTTATGAATTTTCAATTCTTATTATACACCAAATAAGTTTTAATTATTTATAAAATTAAGCTCTCTTTTAGAAAGTTTGCAATTTTGTTACAATTTTTTTCTATTTTTACATATTTTCGTTCATTTATTGTCTCAATTATCACGTTTCTGTGATTTTTATCGTAATTGTAAATAATAGGAATATTTAAACTTTCAAATAAAACATTAAAATCCTGTGTATAATCTTCTCTTTGTATATAAATCGGCTTCCCGCCGGATGCCAAAGAGTCCAAAACTGCTTGCGGTGATGCCGTAATAAGGACTTCACTTTTCATTATCATCGTATCATACTCTTCAAATTCAAAATAATTCACAAATTTTGTTTTTAACATTTCTTCATAATCTAAAAAATAATAAAATCCCAGTTGCAGATGCGGATGTAAATCTTCTATAAAATCAAGATGTTTTTCTAAATCTTTTTCATAATCATCATCACCGAAAAAATAAGAAATTGCAACTGTTTTTTCTTTACATGTAAAGTATTTATCGTCAACTACAACCGCTTTGCAAATTCCTTCTCCTTCAAGATAGGGAGATATTAAAAATTCATTCTCAAACTTGTTATCATCCGGTTTATCACTGATTCTTACAAATTTTGAAAAATAACCCCGCATATCTTCAAGCATTATGGGATTGGCTTCTTCTGAATCAAAAATCAGTTTATCGCCGTTATGTGCAATTTGGGGGATATTGCGCACAACATCAATACCGACACTCTTTTCAATCCCAAAATCACGTGCAGTCTGTGCTATTCTGTAATCACTTGTGAGCAGTGTGATATTTTCATCTTTGAGAGCATTGAGTATTGCTACTGCTCGGCGAAATTTGTCCAGTCCGATTCTGTGTCCTGTGTGAACATAGTAAAAAGTCCTCATTACTTTCTCTTTGCCATTTTAATGTAAATGTGGAGTATTTCAATAGCCGCAGGCGTAATCCCACTTATATTCATCGCTGCCTGTAAAGTAGGAGGATTAAACTCTGCCAACTTCTCTTGAATTTCATTGCTCAAACCACTGACAATAGAAAAGTCAAAATCTTGCGGAATTGCAATTTTAAGATACTTCTTCATACGCTCTATCTCTTGACTTTGTTTGTCTACATAACGGGCATATTTCCCCTCAACCAGAATTTCATCTTTTATATAATCATCATATTTGTCAAGTTCCGGTACTATTTTTATCATTTTTTCTACATCAAAAGTTTTACGGGCAACAAGCTGCTGTGCAGTTGAGACATCTTTTAAAGGTTGCTCATCCATTGAAGCCAAAAGTGCATTAAACTCTTTGTTTGGGGTAAACTTTGTCTCTTCTAAAAGTTGTGCACCTTCTCGTATCTGCTGGGCTTTAAGTTTTATTCTCTCATACTCTTCATCAGATACAAGGCCAAGTTCATGACCATAATGACCAAGTCTCACATCGGCTGACTCTTCCCGTAAAAGCAGTCTGTATTCTGCACGAGAAGTAAACATTCTGTAAGGTTCATTTGTCCCTTTTGTAACCAAATCATCTATGAGAACACCGATGTAGGCTTCATCACGGCGTAAAATAAGCGGCTCTTTACCCTGCAAAGCAAGTCCAGCATTTATACCTGCCATGATTCCCTGTGCTGCTGCTTCTTCATACCCTGTTGTTCCATTTATTTGCCCGGCTAAATAGAGCCCTTTGATTTTTTTGGTTTCAAGTGAATGTTTCAATTCACGAGGGTCTACAAAATCATATTCTATGGCATATCCGTAACGAACAATTTTAGCATTCTCCATGCCTTGTACAGAATGAATCATATCTCGCTGCACTTCAGGTGGCAGTGATGTACTCATCCCGTTGACATAAATTTCTGTATTCTCCATAGTCTGAGGTTCTAAAAAGAGATGGTGTCTATCTTTATCAGGAAATTTATCTATTTTATCTTCAATAGAGGGGCAGTATCTCGGACTTTTTCCTGCAATTTGCCCTGTAAAAAGAGGTGCTCTGTAAAAATTACTTTCAATAATTTTGTGTGTTGTCTCATTTGTATAAGCAATGTAACAGGGCAGTTGTTCTTTCGTCGCTCTGAATTTTTCCCTGTCTGTTCTGAAACTAAAAGGATTCGGCAACTCATCACCGCCCTGTTCTTCCATCACAGAAAAATCAATACTTGAACTGTCAATACGGGCACATGTCCCTGTTTTGAGTCTTGCTATATTCAGACCGCAGTCATTTTTGAGTGAAGCAGAAAGCCCGACACTTCTTTGCTCGCCGTATCTTCCGCCAATTTGCTGCACTTCGCCTACATGTATAATGCCGTTTAAAAATGTACCTGAAGTGATGATAACTTTGTTTGCTCTGTACTCATTTAAAAGTGTTGTCACAACACCCTTTACTTCCTTACACCCCAGGGTACCTTCTCTAGCTTCGCTATTCACCTTGTCTTCTATAATTAATGACTCAACCGTATCCTGTGCCAAATCAAGGTTTGGAGTACCCAGCACTACATTTCTTGCAATAACACGATACTTGTCCATATCTATTTGCGCACGGCTTCCCCGAACTGCAGGGCCTTTTGTCTGGTTGAGTATGCGAAACTGTATACCTGCTTCATCAGTAATGAGGCCCATTTCACCGCCAAGCGCATCAAGTTCACGTACCAAATGCCCTTTTGCAAGTCCACCCACAGCAGGGTTACAGGAAGTTGCACCGACATTCTCAGCAAGCATTGAAACCAGCAGTGTTTTGTTTCCCATTCGAGCAGATGCCAACGAAGCTTCTATACCTGCGTGACCGCCACCTACTACTATTACGTCATAATCCATTTGTTACTTCCTTCTTTACTGCCAACTTTTGACTAAATAGTTTTGCAAACGGATTTTGAAAATCATAAAAAATTCAAGGATGAATTTTGATTTTCAATCCTCGCAGAAAGCACAGGATGTGGTTTCGAGAATGAGTTTGCGGAACTGTTTAGGCAAAAGTTCCAGAGTTAGCCTTATATTTTAAATCGAATTTTATCATTTTTCAGTATCATTTGCATAATATAAAGTAAATTAATTGAGGTTTTTAAGATGAGTACAGAATTATTCAAAGATTATGTACCTGAGATACTAACATACGATCCCGAGGTTGACGGAAGTTACGAGCATAAAATACGCGATGAACATCTTAGTACAAAAGAAAAACTCTTACAAAAAATAAGAAAAGCAAAAGCTGCTGCAAAGGGCAATCAAACGACCTTTCGACAGCCGATTCGCACGGAGAATGAAAAATAATGATACAAAAAGCAAATGAAGCGTATAATGCAGGTGATTATAAAACTGCTTATGCACTCTACACACAACTAGCCCAACAAGACAATGCAGATGCTCAAACATCTTTGGGATATATGCACCAAATGGCACAAGGATGTGAAAAAGATGAGGCAAAAACATTAGAACTCTATACAAAAGCTGCCGAAGCAAAACAGCCTTATGCACTTTTTAATCTTGCTATTTTATACGAAAACGGTGTCGGCGGTGTTAAACATGATATGTTTAAAGCACA includes:
- a CDS encoding cytochrome b, with protein sequence MAHFTKATSLHDWLNQRLAIDTLRRVLATEYWIPKNINFLWAMGMVLAITFAFLLVSGIFLLMYYQPNVDLAFDSVNYTIMQEVGYGWLWRHVHGVAASVVFLVIYIHMFTGIYYGSYKKGREMIWLSGMLLFVAFSAEAFSGYMLPWGQMSYWAGMVITNLFSGGSLHADGLVEWIRGDYVPAQAFLNRFFMLHVLLIPLAIIGLIVLHFGALRIPHVNNQDGEEIDFEAEAAKYKAGDKANSKVIAFVNDFMSKDMMVVSIYLIFFFYLVFYHYDFAMDPVNFDPANGLKTPTHIYPEWYFLWSYEILRPFSTNVGLIAFAFAQVIFFLLPFLDRSPNAVPASRRGLFKYWFWAMLIDMIILTAMGKVPPEGLFSAIGFYAALTFIGLWIALPFITKFEKKV
- a CDS encoding RDD family protein; amino-acid sequence: MRFRKLKKQTKQRKQPKISIIYASYPDKIKALITDMFMIYAPILYVIAYVIMGGKDAFQSSQIAPLSGVLLYGLIYAILISKFGQTPGKKAYNIKVVDDKSLKNISFVRAFVRFVAFLFSATIIIGLLIPFYRKDKKALHDILCHTVEIKVKD
- a CDS encoding c-type cytochrome, with protein sequence MKELFILAVVTVFTLVTYYLVEPFAHSQMHKHFESEGFIYKDLPALTKKGDATRGKDLVMGAGACAGCHGIEVEGMPAPMDVVTAAASYGVNPPDLSNAGAVYDAKFLANLIKNPAHALMVEHKFDPAKGQMHPMPQFYGAGGDIDQEVADMVAYLQSIAVKQEELTPKMAFETACGRCHAVHYDKWTQIGEKPAFKKKQDELAFNTKVLDYQDYLAKYMGTLPPDLSMYIRSRGEHYIKTFVENPQNYLKGTAMPRVGVNAEAADKVIEHLEDVGDSKRHIREAVGKNVMIYMFIFALFAILWKKEVWRDLH
- the petA gene encoding ubiquinol-cytochrome c reductase iron-sulfur subunit, with translation MKNNSRRGFMGKAFGAVAGVGAVASLYAMKRSWDPLPSVKAAGFTTLDMSAYKENELVVEKWRGKPIFVLKQSEEMTKKAQENPKDIERLIKVGDAYFMVTIGLCTHLGCIPGYNSEEESFLCACHGGTYDYTGEVTKAPPPRGLDIPPFKIDGMKLVLGEEGPEYKKMKETGVTL
- the mnmG gene encoding tRNA uridine-5-carboxymethylaminomethyl(34) synthesis enzyme MnmG; this encodes MDYDVIVVGGGHAGIEASLASARMGNKTLLVSMLAENVGATSCNPAVGGLAKGHLVRELDALGGEMGLITDEAGIQFRILNQTKGPAVRGSRAQIDMDKYRVIARNVVLGTPNLDLAQDTVESLIIEDKVNSEAREGTLGCKEVKGVVTTLLNEYRANKVIITSGTFLNGIIHVGEVQQIGGRYGEQRSVGLSASLKNDCGLNIARLKTGTCARIDSSSIDFSVMEEQGGDELPNPFSFRTDREKFRATKEQLPCYIAYTNETTHKIIESNFYRAPLFTGQIAGKSPRYCPSIEDKIDKFPDKDRHHLFLEPQTMENTEIYVNGMSTSLPPEVQRDMIHSVQGMENAKIVRYGYAIEYDFVDPRELKHSLETKKIKGLYLAGQINGTTGYEEAAAQGIMAGINAGLALQGKEPLILRRDEAYIGVLIDDLVTKGTNEPYRMFTSRAEYRLLLREESADVRLGHYGHELGLVSDEEYERIKLKAQQIREGAQLLEETKFTPNKEFNALLASMDEQPLKDVSTAQQLVARKTFDVEKMIKIVPELDKYDDYIKDEILVEGKYARYVDKQSQEIERMKKYLKIAIPQDFDFSIVSGLSNEIQEKLAEFNPPTLQAAMNISGITPAAIEILHIYIKMAKRK